A single region of the Nicotiana sylvestris chromosome 6, ASM39365v2, whole genome shotgun sequence genome encodes:
- the LOC104248917 gene encoding protein tesmin/TSO1-like CXC 5 yields the protein MENSEGGDSFPPNKAQSEAAVSASAATTGQPQVVVDFPAKKLARQLDFTVFGGSSGQSPATAMPEQTKQIQPLVKSIQLQRPQTQQHMLLMPTKQTAVPTTHPSIRPPLKPDSPRARPRQSVSEVKDGTPKKQKQCNCKHSRCLKLYCECFASGIYCDGCNCNNCHNNVENEPARREAVEATLERNPHAFRPKIASSPHGARDNKEEIGDVLVLAKHNKGCHCKKSGCLKKYCECFQANILCSENCKCMDCKNFEGSEERQALFHGDHANNMAYLQQAANAAITGAIGSSGYGLSPVNKKRKGQDLFFGSSVKEPVHRHGQSQQGNHIKASVLPSLSSVPGPCVGNAATVGPSKFTYRSLLADLIQPQDLKELCSVLVLHSGEAAKMLADEKDASMKQAEGQREASLASSTQERVQNQKDSGTEKDMLDCCSSGDQGEKISVEESSLDGADVSKRPMSPGTLALMCDESHTMFAAAVASPNDLATLSCNTSSQLPHGQGTTETYAEQERIVLMKFRDCLNRLVDLGQLKERKCSSMIRGADPVDQKDMIGNGFTTTETRNQHDSLNNGVAKSALPQPRTTQLFSAVVTTANNNNPFPKVHRPDENGDVKPKI from the exons ATGGAGAATAGTGAGGGAGGGGATTCTTTCCCTCCAAATAAGGCTCAATCGGAGGCGGCTGTTTCCGCTTCTGCAGCTACTACGGGGCAGCCGCAGGTGGTTGTGGATTTTCCGGCGAAGAAGCTGGCTAGGCAGCTGGATTTCACGGTGTTCGGTGGCAGTAGTGGTCAATCTCCGGCCACCGCTATGCCGGAGCAAACAAAGCAGATTCAACCGCTTGTGAAATCGATACAACTGCAAAGGCCACAGACGCAGCAACACATGTTGTTAATGCCGACGAAACAAACTGCGGTGCCGACTACTCATCCTTCAATACGACCTCCTCT GAAACCAGATTCTCCAAGAGCACGGCCAAGGCAAAGTGTTAGTGAGGTAAAAGATGGTACTCCTAAAAAGCAGAAGCAGTGTAACTGCAAACACTCTCGATGTCTAAAGTT GTATTGTGAATGCTTTGCATCTGGCATATACTGTGATGGGTGCAATTGTAACAATTGTCATAATAATGTCGAAAATGAGCCTGCTAGACGTGAAGCAGTTGAAGCTACTTTAGAGCGTAATCCACATGCATTCAGGCCTAAAATCGCCAGCAGTCCACATGGAGCTCGAGATAATAAG GAGGAAATTGGGGATGTCTTAGTCTTGGCAAAGCATAACAAAGGATGCCACTGCAAGAAATCAGGTTGCCTCAAGAAGTACTGTGAGTGCTTCCAAGCCAACATTCTTTGCTCTGAAAATTGTAAATGCATGGACTGCAAAAATTTTGAAGGAAGTGAGGAGAGGCAGGCTCTTTTCCATGGAGATCATGCAAACAACATGGCATATCTCCAGCAGGCGGCAAATGCTGCTATCACAGGTGCCATTGGATCCTCCGGTTATGGATTATCTCCTGTGAATAAGAAAAGAAAGGGCCAGGATCTGTTCTTCGGGTCATCAGTTAAGGAACCTGTTCACAGGCATGGACAATCCCAACAG GGGAACCATATCAAGGCTTCTGTCCTACCTTCATTATCTTCAGTTCCTGGTCCTTGTGTTGGAAATGCTGCAACAGTGGGTCCTTCCAAGTTTACTTACAG GTCTCTGTTGGCAGACCTCATCCAACCACAGGATTTGAAGGAACTTTGCTCAGTTTTAGTTTTACATTCAGGAGAAGCAGCCAAGATGTTGGCAG ATGAAAAGGATGCTTCAATGAAACAGGCTGAGGGGCAGAGAGAAGCTTCCTTAGCTTCATCAACTCAGGAGCGAGTACAAAACCAGAAAGATTCTGGTACTGAGAAGGATATGCTTGACTGTTGTTCAAGTGGGGACCAAGGTGAGAAAATCAGTGTGGAAGAGTCTAGTTTGGATGGTGCTGATGTATCAAAAAGGCCAATGTCGCCAGGGACGTTAGCACTAATGTGTGATGAATCACACACCATGTTTGCAGCTGCTGTTGCTTCCCCTAATGACCTAGCGACTCTTAGCTGTAATACATCTTCTCAATTGCCCCACGGGCAGGGCACGACCGAGACCTATGCAGAACAGGAAAGAATCGTGTTGATGAAATTTCGTGATTGTCTTAATAGGCTTGTCGATTTAGGACAactaaaag AACGAAAATGTTCTTCAATGATCCGAGGTGCTGACCCTGTCGATCAAAAAGATATGATTGGTAATGGTTTTACTACGACTGAAACGAGGAATCAGCATGATTCCTTAAACAATGGTGTTGCCAAGTCTGCTCTTCCTCAGCCAAGAACAACTCAGTTGTTTAGTGCAGTAGTAACTACTGCTAATAATAATAATCCATTTCCTAAAGTTCATCGTCCAGATGAGAATGGGGATGTCAAACCAAAAATCTGA